A genomic segment from Peribacillus sp. ACCC06369 encodes:
- the gnd gene encoding decarboxylating NADP(+)-dependent phosphogluconate dehydrogenase produces MFNTIGVIGLGVMGSNIALNMASKGERVAVYNYTRDLTDQLVANLDSQSLHPYYEIQDFVQSLETPRKIFLMVTAGKAIDSVINSLLPHLESGDIIMDGGNSHYEDTERRYDELKSKGISYLGIGISGGEVGALKGPSIMPGGDKDAYEKVAPILTKIAAKVNDDPCCTYIGPKGAGHFVKMVHNGIEYADMQLIAEAYTFLREKLHLEVNEIADIFETWNQGELKSYLIEITAEILRKKDEVTGSPLIDVILDKAGQKGTGKWTSMQAIDNGIPASIITESLFARYISALKEERVNAENILTGPENDQQKLDKNEWIDYIRKALYMGKVCAYAQGFTQYKMTSELYGWNLPLKDIALIFRGGCIIRAEFLNVISEAYQEQPNLANLLISPYFAEKVTGYQVGLRKVVCEGINSGISFPCLGASLTYYDSYRTGISNANLLQAQRDYFGAHTYERRDIAGSFHTNWQ; encoded by the coding sequence ATGTTCAATACAATTGGTGTCATTGGTTTAGGGGTAATGGGCAGTAATATCGCTTTAAATATGGCTAGTAAAGGTGAACGAGTAGCTGTCTATAACTACACAAGAGATTTAACGGATCAGCTTGTTGCTAACTTGGACAGTCAGTCGCTCCATCCGTATTACGAAATCCAAGACTTTGTTCAGTCACTGGAAACTCCAAGAAAGATTTTTCTAATGGTGACGGCGGGTAAGGCGATAGACTCGGTGATCAATTCATTACTTCCACATCTTGAATCAGGCGATATTATCATGGACGGGGGCAACTCCCATTACGAAGATACTGAACGCAGATATGATGAATTGAAATCTAAAGGAATCAGTTACTTAGGCATCGGTATTTCTGGTGGAGAAGTCGGAGCGTTAAAAGGACCTTCAATCATGCCAGGTGGAGATAAAGATGCCTATGAAAAAGTAGCTCCGATTCTGACAAAAATCGCAGCCAAAGTAAATGATGACCCTTGCTGTACCTATATCGGCCCAAAAGGAGCGGGTCATTTTGTGAAAATGGTCCATAACGGGATTGAGTATGCAGATATGCAATTAATCGCCGAAGCCTATACGTTTTTAAGAGAAAAGTTACATTTGGAAGTTAATGAAATAGCTGACATCTTTGAAACATGGAATCAAGGCGAACTGAAAAGTTATTTAATTGAAATCACAGCCGAAATTTTAAGGAAAAAAGATGAAGTAACGGGTTCACCCTTGATCGATGTGATTCTTGATAAAGCAGGACAAAAAGGCACAGGTAAATGGACCAGCATGCAAGCTATTGATAACGGAATCCCGGCATCGATTATTACAGAGTCTTTGTTTGCTCGTTACATTTCTGCTTTAAAAGAGGAAAGGGTCAATGCAGAAAATATTCTAACTGGCCCTGAGAACGATCAGCAAAAATTAGATAAAAATGAGTGGATTGACTATATTAGAAAAGCATTATATATGGGAAAAGTTTGTGCGTACGCGCAAGGTTTTACTCAATATAAGATGACTTCTGAACTTTACGGCTGGAATTTGCCTTTAAAGGATATTGCGCTGATTTTCCGTGGTGGTTGCATCATTCGTGCAGAATTTTTAAATGTCATTAGCGAAGCCTATCAAGAGCAGCCGAATCTGGCCAATTTATTAATCTCACCATATTTTGCTGAAAAGGTTACAGGTTACCAGGTAGGATTGCGAAAGGTTGTCTGTGAGGGAATAAATTCTGGTATCTCGTTTCCATGTTTAGGCGCTTCCCTCACTTATTACGATAGTTATCGAACAGGCATCTCTAATGCAAACCTTTTGCAAGCACAACGTGATTATTTTGGTGCACATACCTATGAACGACGTGATATAGCAGGATCCTTTCACACAAACTGGCAGTGA
- a CDS encoding GntP family permease has translation MPLVIVALGIVALLILIMGLKLNTFISLIIVSFGVALALGMPLDGIVKTIEAGLGGTLGHLALIFGLGAMLGKLIADSGGAQRIAMTLVKKFGEKNIQWAVVAASFIIGVALFFEVGLVLLIPIVFAISRELKVSILYLGIPMVASLSVTHGFLPPHPGPTVIAGEYGADLGQVLLYGFIIAVPTVILAGPVFTKIAKRLVPASFTKTGSIASLGEQKSFKLEDTPGFGISVFTALLPVILMSIATIITLMQKTIGFEDNGLLAAIRFIGEAGTSMLLSLLFAVYSMGLARKIPMKDIMESCTSAILHIGMMLLIIGGGGAFKQVLIDGGVGDYVAELFKGTSLSPILLAWIIAAILRISLGSATVAALTTAGLVIPMLGQSDVNLALVVLATGAGSLIASHVNDAGFWMFKEYFGLSMKETFATWTLLETIISVAGLGFILLLSLFV, from the coding sequence ATGCCATTAGTTATTGTCGCTTTAGGAATTGTCGCTTTATTAATTTTAATAATGGGCTTAAAATTAAACACCTTTATTTCCTTGATCATTGTTTCGTTTGGAGTGGCTTTAGCACTTGGGATGCCACTTGATGGAATTGTCAAAACCATTGAGGCTGGATTAGGCGGAACACTTGGTCACTTAGCGTTAATCTTTGGACTTGGAGCGATGTTGGGTAAGTTAATCGCAGATTCAGGCGGCGCGCAGCGCATTGCCATGACCCTTGTTAAAAAATTTGGTGAAAAGAATATTCAATGGGCAGTCGTAGCAGCATCATTTATTATCGGTGTCGCATTATTTTTTGAAGTGGGATTAGTATTATTAATTCCAATCGTATTTGCCATTTCAAGAGAATTAAAAGTTTCGATATTGTATCTTGGTATTCCAATGGTAGCATCATTATCCGTAACACACGGTTTCTTACCGCCACACCCAGGACCAACCGTTATCGCTGGTGAATATGGTGCAGACCTTGGTCAGGTTTTACTTTACGGCTTCATTATTGCAGTTCCAACAGTTATTTTAGCTGGACCAGTATTTACGAAGATAGCTAAAAGATTAGTACCTGCATCATTTACGAAAACAGGCAGCATTGCCTCTTTAGGAGAACAAAAATCTTTTAAACTTGAAGACACACCTGGATTTGGGATTAGTGTATTTACCGCTTTACTTCCGGTTATATTAATGTCAATTGCTACGATTATCACTTTGATGCAAAAAACAATCGGATTTGAAGATAATGGTTTACTAGCGGCTATCCGTTTTATCGGCGAAGCCGGTACTTCCATGTTGCTTTCCTTATTATTTGCGGTCTATTCAATGGGATTAGCAAGAAAGATTCCAATGAAGGATATTATGGAATCTTGTACATCTGCAATCTTGCATATCGGAATGATGCTCTTAATCATAGGGGGGGGCGGTGCCTTCAAGCAAGTATTGATCGACGGCGGTGTAGGTGACTATGTAGCTGAATTATTCAAAGGAACATCATTATCACCAATCTTGCTTGCCTGGATCATCGCGGCAATCCTGCGTATTTCCTTAGGATCTGCTACCGTTGCTGCCTTAACGACAGCTGGTTTAGTTATTCCAATGTTAGGTCAGTCGGACGTTAACCTTGCTCTAGTTGTACTTGCTACAGGAGCGGGAAGTTTAATCGCTTCACACGTTAACGATGCTGGTTTCTGGATGTTTAAAGAGTATTTTGGTTTAAGCATGAAAGAAACATTTGCAACATGGACCTTGCTTGAGACGATTATTTCAGTAGCTGGATTAGGATTTATTCTATTACTAAGCTTATTTGTATAA